The stretch of DNA GCGCACGCACCACGTCCCGTAAGCTGGGGGGACCAAAGACCGTCGGTTGTTGGAAATCCACTCTCCCAAGCAAGACTCACTTCTGCAGTCGCGCCGGGGAGAGCCAGTGGGTTTCCGGACGAAGGACCCTGAACATAGGGCGGCCGGCGCAGGTGAACGAAGCAAAGCTCCGCAGTCATTGACCGCGTCGAGACAAGCCCCGTGCATCTGCGCGGGGCGTTTTTTAGTTTTAGCTCATCTGAGCGGGGACCCGGAATACCGGCACTATCCCCGGAAGGAGGGTTATGGCAACGCCTAGCAAGGTTTCAGCAGTAGCTGAGATCACTAACGATTTCAAGGAATCGAACGCCGCTGTCCTGACCGAATACCGTGGGCTCACCGTTGCACAGCTCAAGCAACTGCGTGTCTCTCTCGGCCAGGACACCAAGTTCTCGGTCGTCAAGAACACCCTGACCGCTATTGCAGCCAAGGAAGCTGGTGTCGAAGCATTCGACGGCCAGCTCGCCGGCCCCACTGCAATCGCGTTCATCAAGGGTGACGCAGTTGCCGCTGCCAAGAGCCTGACGGATTTTGCCAAGACCAACAAGCAGCTGGTTATCAAGACCGGTTACTTCGAGGGCAAGGCACTGAACGCCAGCGAAGTTGCTGCCCTGGCAGCACTCGAGTCCCGCGAGCTGCAGCTCGCCAAGGTTGCAGGCATCCTCAAGGCTCCTGCCGCCGCCGCTGCACGCATCATCGACGCACTGCGCCTCAAGCTTGAAGAAGAGAACGGTGCACCGGCAGCAGCCGAGGCGCCCGCCGCTGAAGAAGCCCCGGCCGACGCTGAAGCTCCGGCTGAAGCTCCCGCCGATGCAGCAGCAGAGGCTGAGGCTCCTGCCGAAGCCGCAGCCCCCGAAGAGAACTAACTCTCTAAACCAGACTCCGGTGCGAAGGCACGGCCCAGGCCGCCGAGCACCACTATAGGAAGGACGCCACACCATGGCGAAGCTCACCAACGAAGAGCTCATTGAAGCTTTCAAGGAACTGACCATCATCGAGCTCTCCGAGTTCGTCAAGCTCTTCGAAGAGACCTTCGAAGTTACCGCTGCTGCTGTTGCTGTTGCTGGCCCCGCTGCCGGCGCTGCTGCAGAAGAAGAGGAAAAGACGGCATTCGACGTCATCCTGGAACACCCGGGCGACAAGAAGATCGCAGTGATCAAGGAAGTTCGCGCAATCACTTCCCTGGGCCTCAAGGAAGCCAAGGACCTGGTTGACAGCGCTCCCAAGGCCATCCTCGAAGGCGTCACCAAGGAAGCTGCCGAGAAGGCTGTTGCACAGCTCGAAGAAGCTGGCGCTCGCGTTACCCTCAAGTAACACGCTGTTCCGGGAAACCCCGTCCACTCCGGTGGGCGGGGTTTCCTGCATTCCTAACCCGGTTCGCTGATGTCCGCGACCACCGCAGCCAGGGCCGCCGTCAGGGCATCGGCGTCCACGAACGCACTGTAGCCATGCTCCCCGGCACCCATCGAAACCCGGCGGCCCGCGATAGTCCGGTCGGCGTAGACGGGCCAGGCAACGGTACTGCCCAGCGGGGTGATCGTGCCGCGCTCATAGCCGGTGGCCCCGAAGGCGGACTCCGCCGTCGGGAGCGAGAGCTTGTTCACGCCGACCAGCCTGCGCAGCTTGGGCCAGGAAATCTGCCGGTCGCCCGGAATCAGGGCGAACAGGAAGCTGCCGTCCTTGTGTTTGACCACGAGTGATTTCACGATGTCCCCGGGCTGGATTCCGAGGATCCGGGCCGCCTCGTCGAGGCTGTCCGCGGCGGGCCGCTGCACGAGCCTGACGTCAAGCCCGCGCGCGGCGGCGTCGGCCAGGAAACGTTCCCGGCCGACGCCGGCCGCACTGCCATCCCCGACGCGGCCGGTGCCTCCGCGAATGCCGCCATCGTCCTTCTGTGCTGCCACGGCCCGCTCAGTCGCGGTAGAGCAGCAGTGCTTCGCCCTGGCCGCCGCCGCCGCACAGCGAGACAGCGGCTTTGCCGGCGCCGCGCCGCTTCAGTTCGTGCGCCGCATGCAGGGCCAACCGGGCGCCGGAGGCGCCGATCGGGTGGCCCAGGGCGATCGCGCCGCCGTGGATGTTGCACTTCTCCAGCGGGTAGTGAAGGTCCTTGAGGGACTGGACGGCCACGGAGCCGAAGGCCTCATTGATTTCGATGAAGTCCAGGTCCGTGGTGGCCCAGCCAGCCTTGTCCAGGGCATTCCTGATGGCGTTGGACGGTTGGGAGTGCAGCGAGTTGTCAGGCCCGGCAACCTGGCCGGCCTTGCCGACGACGGCCAGGTACTCCAGGCCGTTGTCCTCCGCGAACTTCCGGGAGGCGAGCACGAGGGCGGCGGCACCGTCGGAAAGGGGCGAGGAGTTGCCGGCGGTGATGGTCCCGTCCGTGACGAATGCCGCGCGCAGGCCGGCGAGCGAGGCAACCGACGTGTCCGGACGGATGCCCTCATCCGCGGTCAGGACGAGCGGATCGCCCTTGCGCTGCTTGACGCTGATCGGGGCGATCTCGCCGTCGAAGACGCCGTCCTTGGCGGCCCGTGCGGCACGCTGGTGGGACTGCGCCGCCACCTCGTCCTGGGAGGTCCTGTCGATGCCCAGGGTGAGGTTCTTGCTTTCCGTGGACAGGCCCATGGACTGCCCGTCGAAGGCATCGGTCAGCCCGTCGTGGGCGGCGACGTCGAGCGCCTGCACGGAGCCGTAGGTCCACCCCTGCCGGGAGCCCGGCAGCAGGTGCGGGGCCCGCGTCATCGACTCCTGCCCGCCGGCGACGACGACGGTTGCGTCACCGCTGCGGATCATCCGGGCGGCGTCGATCACGGCGGTGAGGCCCGAAAGACAGACCTTGTTGATGGTGACAGTGGGGACATTCCAGCCGATGCCGGCGGCGATGGCGCTCTGCCGGGCCGGGTTCTGGCCAGCCCCGGCCTGCAGCACCTGGCCCATGATCACCGAGTCCACCTGCTCGGCCTTCACCCCGCTGGCGGCCAGGGCCGCCCGGATGGCGTGGGCGCCGAGCTCGACGGCCGTGAAGCCGGCCAGCTGGCCGTTGAGGCGGCCCTGGGGCGTGCGGGCGGCGGCGAGGATGACAACATCATTGTTGTCCGCGGAGTTGCTCATGGTTTTCTCTTCCGATCATTAACGATATTGACCTAGGTTATCGTGACCTCCATCACGTAGCCATCCGCCGCCCGCACCTGCGCCGGCGCCCGCTTGGACACCTGCTTGGACACCTGCTTGGACTCGGGGTGCTTGCAATCGCGGCGGAAGTGGGGTAGACAAGTAGGTTGCTTTGCCGTATCGTAGATATTTGCGTCTTCCCTGTTTACCTTCAGCCTTCATATAGCGGTGGGCTTAGCCTGGCTGCTGCGCCATCAATGTGCCGTCTACAACGTGCACCACCATGGGCAGCGCGGGTCCCGGGTCATATAGCGGAACCGGATTGGTAGCACTGCGGAGTCACTCTGCAGGGTGCATAACGGGGGAGATCTGAAAACGCCTGAAGGTCTGTGGAAGGATCCCTCTTGGTCGCCTCGAGCACCTCTAATGTAAACAACGCTGCAACCGCTATCAATGCCGAAAGCACCGACGGTGCAACCCGGCGGCTCTCATTCGCTAAGATTCACGAACCTCTTGACGTTCCGAATCTGCTTGCCCTGCAGACGGACAGCTTTGACTGGCTGGTCGGAAATGAACGCTGGCAGGCCCGCGTGGCGAAGGCCGCCGAAGAAGGCGACCTGAGTGTCGCCACCTCCTCCGGTCTGTCCGACATCTTTGAAGAGATCTCCCCGATCGAGGATTTCCAGGGCACCATGTCCCTGAGCTTCTCCGAGCCGGAGTTCGCTGATCCGAAGTACACCATGGCTGAGTGCAAGGACCGGGACGCTACGTACTCGGCTCCGCTGTACGTGAAGGCCGAATTCATGAACAACAACACGGGCGAAATCAAGCAGCAGACCGTGTTCATGGGTGACTTCCCGCTGATGACCGAGAAGGGTACCTTCGTCGTCAACGGCACCGAGCGTGTTGTCGTCTCCCAGCTGGTCCGTTCCCCGGGTGCTTACTTCGAGCGCACCGCCGACAAGACCAGCGACAAGGACATCTTCACTGCGAAGATCATCCCGTCCCGTGGCGCGTGGTTCGAACTCGAAATCGACAAGCGCGACCAGGTCGGCGTTCGCCTCGACCGCAAGCGCAAGCAGTCCGTCACGGTGCTGCTGAAGGCCCTCGGCTGGACCGAAGGCCAGATCCTCGAGGAATTCGGCCAGTACGACTCCATGCGCGCAACGCTGGAGAAAGACGCCACCGAAACCCGCGAAGACGCCTTGCTCGACATCTACCGGAAGCTGCGGCCGGGCGAGCCGCCCACGGTCGAGGCTGCCCAGTCCCTGCTGGACAACCTGTACTTCAACTCCAAGCGCTACGATCTGGCCAAGGTCGGCCGTTACAAGATCAACCGCAAGCTGGGCATCGACCGCTCCCTTGGTGACAAGGAAGCTTCCGTCCTGCACGTTGAAGACATCGTTGCCATGATTAAGTTCCTGGTTGCTCTGCACGCCGGCGAGAAGACCCTCACGGGCAAGCGCGACGGCCAGGACCACGAACTGCGCGTTGAGATCGATGACATCGACCACTTCGGCAACCGCCGCATCCGCGCCGTCGGCGAGCTCATCGAGAACCAGGTCCGCACCGGCCTGTCCCGCATGGAGCGCGTTGTCCGCGAGCGTATGACGACCCAGGACGTCGAGGCCATCACGCCGCAGACGCTGATCAACATCCGCCCCGTCGTGGCAGCCATCAAGGAGTTCTTCGGAACGTCCCAGCTGTCACAGTTCATGGACCAGAACAACCCGCTGTCGGGCCTGACGCACAAGCGCCGCCTGTCCGCGCTTGGCCCGGGTGGCCTGTCCCGCGACCGTGCAGGCATGGAAGTCCGGGACGTCCACCCGTCCCACTACGGACGTATGTGCCCCATTGAAACTCCTGAAGGCCCCAACATCGGCCTGATCGGTTCGCTGGCTTCCTACGGCCGCATCAACCCCTTCGGTTTCATCGAGACGCCTTACCGCCTCGTGTCCGAGGGCGTCGTGTCCGACGAAGTCCAGTACCTGACGGCCGACGACGAAGCCGAGGTCCTGATCGCCCAGGCCAACGCTCCGCTGGACGAGAACAAGAAGTTCGCCGAAGAAACCGTCCTGGTCCGCGCCCGCGGTGGTGGAGGCGAGCCTGTGCTGGTCCCCGCCGGCGAGGTCGAGTTCATGGACGTTTCCCCGCGCCAGATGGTGTCCGTGGCAACCGCCCTGATCCCGTTCCTCGAGCATGACGATGCAAACCGCGCACTCATGGGTGCCAACATGCAGCGCCAGGCCGTGCCGCTGGTCCGTTCCGAGGCGCCGTTCGTCGGTACCGGCATGGAACGCGCCGCTGCAGTCGACGCCGGTGACGTTGTCATCGCGAAGAAGGCAGGTGTGGTTACCGAGGTCTCCGCTGAGCTGGTCATCATGCTCAACGACGACGGTACGGAAACCAACTACCGGATCAACAAGTTCGCCCGCTCCAACCAGGGCAACTGCTACAACAACCGTGTCCTGGTGAACGAAGGCCAGCGCCTGGAGGTCGGCGGCATCATCGCCGACGGCCCGGCAACGGACCAGGGCGAGCTCGCCCTCGGTAAGAACCTGCTCGTGGCATTCATGTCCTGGGAAGGCCACAACTTCGAGGATGCCATCATCCTGTCCCAGCGCATTGTGGCTGAGGACGTCCTGTCCTCCATCCACATCGAGGAGCACGAGATCGATGCCCGCGACACCAAGCTTGGTGCCGAGGAAATCACCCGTGACATCCCCAACGTGTCCGAGGAAGTCCTGGCAGGACTGGACGAGCGTGGCATCATCCACATCGGTGCCGAAGTTGAAGCCGGCGACATCCTGGTCGGAAAGGTCACGCCCAAGGGCGAGACCGAGCTGACCCCGGAAGAGCGGCTGCTGCGCGCCATCTTCGGCGAGAAGTCCCGCGAAGTGCGCGACACCTCCCTGAAGGTCCCGCACGGCGAGTCCGGCACCGTCATCGGTGTCCGCGTCTTCGACCGCGACAACGACGACGAGCTGCCCCCGGGCGTCAACCAGCTGGTCCGCGTCTATGTTGCGGCCAAGCGCAAGATCACCGACGGCGACAAGCTCGCCGGCCGTCACGGCAACAAGGGTGTTATCTCCAAGATCCTGCCGATCGAGGACATGCCCTTCCTTGCCGACGGCACCCCCGTTGATATCGTCCTGAACCCGCTGGGTGTTCCGGGCCGCATGAACGTCGGCCAGGTGCTTGAAACGCACCTCGGCTGGGTTGCCAAGACCGGCTGGAAGATCGAAGGCGAGCCCGAGTGGGTCAAGGCGCTGCCGAACCTACCGCGCGAGAGTGGCCAGACCACTGTTGCAACGCCGGTCTTCGACGGTGCGCGTGAAGAGGAAATCACGGGCCTGCTCGATTCCACCAACGTCACCCGCGACGGCGTCCGCCTGATCGACTCCTCAGGCAAGACGCGCCTGTTCGACGGCCGCTCCGGCGAGCCGTTCCCGGATCCGATCTCGGTCGGCTACATGTACATCCTGAAACTCCACCACCTGGTGGACGACAAGATCCACGCCCGCTCCACCGGCCCGTACTCCATGATCACGCAGCAGCCGCTGGGTGGTAAGGCGCAGTTCGGTGGCCAGCGCTTCGGTGAAATGGAAGTGTGGGCGCTCGAGGCTTACGGTGCCGCTTACACGCTCCAGGAACTCCTCACGATCAAGTCGGATGATATCCACGGTCGTGTGAAGGTCTACGAAGCCATCGTCAAGGGCGAGAACATCCCGGAGCCGGGTGTTCCTGAGTCCTTCAAGGTCTTGATCAAGGAAATGCAGTCGCTGTGCCTGAACGTGGAAGTTCTTTCCACGGACGGAACCACAATTGAAATGCGTGACTCTGATGACGCAGTCTTCACGGCTGCGGAAGAACTGGGTATCGATCTGTCCCGCGCAGAGCCCAGTTCCGTAGAAGAGGTCTAGCAGGTAAGGGTTCGACGGCGGGTGACCACCCGCCGTCGAACCCACCTCCCTCTTCCCGTAACCCAAGACTTCAGAATTTAGAGAACAAGAGAGAACAGGGACCATATGTCCAGCGAATCCTCCTTCGGCCTCATGCAGATCGGCCTCGCCACCGCGGAAGACATCCGTGGCTGGTCTTACGGCGAGGTTAAGAAGCCGGAAACCATCAACTACCGCACGCTCAAGCCCGAGAAGGACGGCCTCTTCTGCGAGAAGATCTTCGGCCCTTCCCGCGACTGGGAATGCTACTGCGGTAAATACAAGCGCGTGCGCTTCAAGGGCATCATCTGCGAGCGGTGTGGCGTTGAGGTCACCCGTGCCAAGGTGCGCCGTGAGCGCATGGGCCACATCGAGCTGGCCGCCCCGGTCACGCACATCTGGTACTTCAAGGGTGTTCCGTCCCGCCTGGGCTACCTCCTTGACCTGGCACCGAAGGACCTCGAGAAGGTCATCTACTTCGCTGCCTACATGATCACGAGCGTCGACGCCGACAGCCGCCACGAAGAACTGCCCAACCTCCAGGTCGAGCACGATATCGAGAAGAAGCAGCTGATCGACAACCGCGACTCGGATATCGCCACGATCGCCCGCGACCTTGAGAACGAGATCGCCCGTCTCGAAGGCGAAGGCGCCAAGGCTGCCGACAAGAAGAAGGCCCGCGACTCCGCTGACCGCCAGATGGCAAACGTCCGCAAGCGCGCGGACGCTGAAATCGAGCGCCTCGAG from Arthrobacter sp. PAMC25564 encodes:
- the rplJ gene encoding 50S ribosomal protein L10, whose product is MATPSKVSAVAEITNDFKESNAAVLTEYRGLTVAQLKQLRVSLGQDTKFSVVKNTLTAIAAKEAGVEAFDGQLAGPTAIAFIKGDAVAAAKSLTDFAKTNKQLVIKTGYFEGKALNASEVAALAALESRELQLAKVAGILKAPAAAAARIIDALRLKLEEENGAPAAAEAPAAEEAPADAEAPAEAPADAAAEAEAPAEAAAPEEN
- the rplL gene encoding 50S ribosomal protein L7/L12: MAKLTNEELIEAFKELTIIELSEFVKLFEETFEVTAAAVAVAGPAAGAAAEEEEKTAFDVILEHPGDKKIAVIKEVRAITSLGLKEAKDLVDSAPKAILEGVTKEAAEKAVAQLEEAGARVTLK
- a CDS encoding acetyl-CoA C-acetyltransferase; its protein translation is MSNSADNNDVVILAAARTPQGRLNGQLAGFTAVELGAHAIRAALAASGVKAEQVDSVIMGQVLQAGAGQNPARQSAIAAGIGWNVPTVTINKVCLSGLTAVIDAARMIRSGDATVVVAGGQESMTRAPHLLPGSRQGWTYGSVQALDVAAHDGLTDAFDGQSMGLSTESKNLTLGIDRTSQDEVAAQSHQRAARAAKDGVFDGEIAPISVKQRKGDPLVLTADEGIRPDTSVASLAGLRAAFVTDGTITAGNSSPLSDGAAALVLASRKFAEDNGLEYLAVVGKAGQVAGPDNSLHSQPSNAIRNALDKAGWATTDLDFIEINEAFGSVAVQSLKDLHYPLEKCNIHGGAIALGHPIGASGARLALHAAHELKRRGAGKAAVSLCGGGGQGEALLLYRD
- the rpoB gene encoding DNA-directed RNA polymerase subunit beta codes for the protein MVASSTSNVNNAATAINAESTDGATRRLSFAKIHEPLDVPNLLALQTDSFDWLVGNERWQARVAKAAEEGDLSVATSSGLSDIFEEISPIEDFQGTMSLSFSEPEFADPKYTMAECKDRDATYSAPLYVKAEFMNNNTGEIKQQTVFMGDFPLMTEKGTFVVNGTERVVVSQLVRSPGAYFERTADKTSDKDIFTAKIIPSRGAWFELEIDKRDQVGVRLDRKRKQSVTVLLKALGWTEGQILEEFGQYDSMRATLEKDATETREDALLDIYRKLRPGEPPTVEAAQSLLDNLYFNSKRYDLAKVGRYKINRKLGIDRSLGDKEASVLHVEDIVAMIKFLVALHAGEKTLTGKRDGQDHELRVEIDDIDHFGNRRIRAVGELIENQVRTGLSRMERVVRERMTTQDVEAITPQTLINIRPVVAAIKEFFGTSQLSQFMDQNNPLSGLTHKRRLSALGPGGLSRDRAGMEVRDVHPSHYGRMCPIETPEGPNIGLIGSLASYGRINPFGFIETPYRLVSEGVVSDEVQYLTADDEAEVLIAQANAPLDENKKFAEETVLVRARGGGGEPVLVPAGEVEFMDVSPRQMVSVATALIPFLEHDDANRALMGANMQRQAVPLVRSEAPFVGTGMERAAAVDAGDVVIAKKAGVVTEVSAELVIMLNDDGTETNYRINKFARSNQGNCYNNRVLVNEGQRLEVGGIIADGPATDQGELALGKNLLVAFMSWEGHNFEDAIILSQRIVAEDVLSSIHIEEHEIDARDTKLGAEEITRDIPNVSEEVLAGLDERGIIHIGAEVEAGDILVGKVTPKGETELTPEERLLRAIFGEKSREVRDTSLKVPHGESGTVIGVRVFDRDNDDELPPGVNQLVRVYVAAKRKITDGDKLAGRHGNKGVISKILPIEDMPFLADGTPVDIVLNPLGVPGRMNVGQVLETHLGWVAKTGWKIEGEPEWVKALPNLPRESGQTTVATPVFDGAREEEITGLLDSTNVTRDGVRLIDSSGKTRLFDGRSGEPFPDPISVGYMYILKLHHLVDDKIHARSTGPYSMITQQPLGGKAQFGGQRFGEMEVWALEAYGAAYTLQELLTIKSDDIHGRVKVYEAIVKGENIPEPGVPESFKVLIKEMQSLCLNVEVLSTDGTTIEMRDSDDAVFTAAEELGIDLSRAEPSSVEEV
- a CDS encoding YbaK/EbsC family protein → MRGGTGRVGDGSAAGVGRERFLADAAARGLDVRLVQRPAADSLDEAARILGIQPGDIVKSLVVKHKDGSFLFALIPGDRQISWPKLRRLVGVNKLSLPTAESAFGATGYERGTITPLGSTVAWPVYADRTIAGRRVSMGAGEHGYSAFVDADALTAALAAVVADISEPG